The window CGTACTTTAGTAGAAGTACTAAAACGAACACAGTAGTTTTTCATTGCATAATTTAGAAAACCTTCAGAATGAAACAAATATTTGCACATTTCAGGATGATTAACGTTACATGTGTGTTGTAATACGATAGTGTATTTATTCTGTTGTAGAAACTTGTAATGTAAGTTACAAACTTTCATCGTATttgcaaattgttaaaaaaagtaaaatttcaCATTTTCTGGAAAAAGCCCTATTTGTTTTTCTAAATCAATTTTTGAATtgatattttctataattttactcTTAATAAAGTGTTAAACATTTAGAGACATATCCTTGCACATTTTAACCTCAGAACAGCTTTCAGGTGTCATAGTAGAAAGCATCTATCATGCCTGTGGACATCTCTGACGTTCTGAACGCCACAGCATGTCGATTGTTGTAGCAAACAAGGGTTTGATATCAGAAACGTCAGCCTGCTGGTTACGTTTCTACAAGTCTTAGCCGCTCGTGGCTCATCGACAGCAGGCATGGCGGTCAGTGTTGTAGGTAACAGTCTGTATCGATACGGTGATGTTCTTGCTATGAATTTAATGTGTGATGCCCGGGAATTTTCCTGTTTAACTCCCCAGATCAGCTCCCTCATCTAGCGGTTACCTCTCTGCTGGTGAGTACTTCTCGGCTGGGTCAAGAATATTAGTCCTCAGGAGGATAAATAATTGGGAACCTGACTGATACTTAAACTCCGACTCTATACTGATACACACACTTCTGAAAACACCTCACACAGTTTACACACATTCCTACCTTTACGGGGTTTATCACTAAACATGAACTTAGCCCCTGGAATGTATGAACACCTTTGCCTTTACACTTTATCATCCCAGTCCTTTTCGACGAGCGTGTGGAAAAGTAGATGGTCCCCAAATTATAATTTCTTTTCAACGTGTTTCTTTCACGTAGTAAATGTGACATATTAGATTTTATCAGTTGGTCCCCTAAGTACAAACTCCAGCATACTAGAGGCTGAGAGCTGGACCGGACTTTTTGTGGGCCTCACCAAAGTGTTGAGACGCAATCTGATGTTCGTGGTATCTGGCGGCCGTGGAGGGAAACTGCGACCGCAGCCTTCCTCAGGTCTTATCGAGGTTGAAGACCGTCGTGTTGGTGGTGGTGAGCGAGTTGTTGAACTCCTCTAATTGAGTGTGGTGCCGACGGAACGTGCTGTTGAAGTGGACCAAAGTGTGCGTAGAGATCTCACTATTGCCTCTTCTTTTAAGACCATGTCGAGAAGACGGGTCCGTGCAGCAGCAGAAGAGGTACTGATTGAAATATTTCCGAAATGCTCCGCTTATAAAGTACAGTGCTATGGGATTGATACAAGAGTTGATGAAACTCAAGCAAAACCCGATGATTCTCAAAGCATGCCAATAATCGTCGTAAATATTCTGGGATTCTGGATTAAAATGGAACCACAGCATAAAAGTGTGGTAAGGTAGGAAGCAAAGAAAGAATATTATTACAAATGCTAACACCATCTTTGCTACCTTCTTACGAGCGCGAATCTGTGTTGACTGTCCTTGTCTTTCGCCAGGCATATTTCGAGTGCTCAGTTCGAGGTGTCTCGCCATTAAGATGTAGAAACAAGCGATGATACATAAAGGGATAGCATAATAGACTAGAAACTTCATCATAACGATGATACGTGCATAGTGAGGGCCCATTTCTTCAGGGAACGGGAAGCAGACTTCTATGTTGGCTTGAAGGTCGGGAATGGGCACTTCGCGTATGTAGGAGTTGATGGTATCTGGAAGCGCGAACAGAAAGGCCAGCACCCAGATACCTACCGCCACGAGAAGTGTGAAGGCCTTAGCACTCAATCGTCCACCACCCACATGTCGCCTCATGGGACTGACAATGGCGCAGTACCGCTCAGCGCTCAGTGCGGTCAGAGTAAAGACAGACACGCCTATGGAGACATCTTTGGCACACTCAGAAAGTTTACAGATCACTTCACCGTACGGCCACGAGTCGAAGGTGT is drawn from Anabrus simplex isolate iqAnaSimp1 chromosome 1, ASM4041472v1, whole genome shotgun sequence and contains these coding sequences:
- the LOC136863860 gene encoding neuropeptide CCHamide-1 receptor-like, with the translated sequence MDPDLALIMSLNLALFNMSNVTLWINDSSPSSNSESESTITPYSERLETYIVPALFAVIFLVGVLGNGTLVFIFLRHRNMRNVPNTYIFSLALGDLLVILTCVPFTSTLYTFDSWPYGEVICKLSECAKDVSIGVSVFTLTALSAERYCAIVSPMRRHVGGGRLSAKAFTLLVAVGIWVLAFLFALPDTINSYIREVPIPDLQANIEVCFPFPEEMGPHYARIIVMMKFLVYYAIPLCIIACFYILMARHLELSTRNMPGERQGQSTQIRARKKVAKMVLAFVIIFFLCFLPYHTFMLWFHFNPESQNIYDDYWHALRIIGFCLSFINSCINPIALYFISGAFRKYFNQYLFCCCTDPSSRHGLKRRGNSEISTHTLVHFNSTFRRHHTQLEEFNNSLTTTNTTVFNLDKT